From Solwaraspora sp. WMMD1047, the proteins below share one genomic window:
- a CDS encoding class I SAM-dependent methyltransferase — MSKQSDPPLAPRAALRWNVVRRTVAEIRPHSILELGCGMGGFGMRLAQLAPGGYTAVEPDDGSFETARQRIESVGGTVIHGDHNKVPTGTQYDLVCAFEVLEHIADDAAALADWLPLVKPGGHLLLSVPSDPERFNAWDTLVGHYRRYSAEQLRERLVEAGTAEPRLVHYGWPLGYLLDSVRDKMAGKREDGAAETAEERTSGSGRILQPTGALAGGMIKLAVSPFVALQRMRPSRGPGLVALAARPTA; from the coding sequence ATGAGCAAGCAGTCCGATCCGCCGCTCGCCCCCAGGGCGGCGCTGCGCTGGAACGTGGTCCGCCGGACCGTGGCGGAGATCCGCCCGCACAGCATCCTCGAACTCGGCTGCGGCATGGGCGGCTTCGGGATGCGGCTGGCGCAACTCGCCCCGGGCGGCTACACGGCCGTGGAACCGGACGACGGCAGCTTCGAGACGGCCCGCCAGCGGATCGAGTCGGTCGGCGGCACGGTCATCCACGGCGACCACAACAAGGTCCCGACCGGCACCCAGTACGACCTGGTCTGCGCGTTCGAGGTGCTGGAGCACATCGCCGACGACGCCGCCGCGCTGGCCGACTGGCTGCCGCTGGTCAAGCCCGGCGGTCACCTGCTGCTGTCGGTGCCGTCCGACCCGGAGCGGTTCAACGCCTGGGACACCCTGGTCGGGCACTACCGGCGCTACTCGGCCGAGCAGCTGCGGGAACGGCTGGTCGAGGCGGGCACCGCCGAGCCGCGCCTGGTGCACTACGGCTGGCCGCTCGGCTACCTGCTCGACTCGGTCCGGGACAAGATGGCCGGCAAGCGGGAGGACGGCGCGGCCGAGACCGCCGAGGAGCGCACCTCCGGTTCCGGCCGGATCCTGCAGCCGACCGGGGCGCTGGCCGGCGGCATGATCAAGCTTGCGGTCTCGCCGTTCGTCGCGCTGCAGCGGATGCGCCCCAGCCGCGGGCCGGGCCTGGTCGCCCTGGCCGCCCGCCCGACGGCCTGA